One genomic window of Chloroflexota bacterium includes the following:
- the purL gene encoding phosphoribosylformylglycinamidine synthase subunit PurL has protein sequence MSELVRQLVPSPTSDLTDAEYTSILERLGRTPNHVEVGILSAMWSEHCGYKNSRPLLRRLPTTGPRVVQGPGENAGAVDIGDGLLAVLKMESHNHPSAVEPFQGAATGVGGILRDIFTMGARPIALLDSLRFGPPDEGRNRYLFNGVVAGIGHYGNCIGVPTIGGEIYFDPSFSENPLVNAMCVGIVERERLTLAKAGDPGDVVLIVGAPTGRDGIHGATFASAELADDREASRPNVQVGNPFLEKLLLEACLALLPKGVVRAMQDLGAAGLTSSSVEVAARGKRGMRLDVGKISRRESGITPYEMMLSESQERMLLVVPPAAVAEVEAHFATWELHSDLAGEITDDGDFVVLEHGVEVARLPIPLLTDDVPTYTRQGLPRPEPEMPPPPAMPADLNAVLLGLLASPNIRSRRPVFQTYDHTVRADTVVEPGLGAGVVRIRGTNKALAFTTDCNPRYVYANPKRGAAIAIAEAARNLVCRGAEPIAVTDCLNFGNPEKPEVYWELSEAIDGLGEACRALDVPIISGNVSLYNESNGVAVKPSPIVGMVGLIEDRSKIVPSAFQQAGDYVYLLGTTAPEIGCSEYLAQQLGRADDLGPAPGLDLEIERLVQQIVLEAARAGFLRSAQDCSEGGLGIALAESCIGGGLGFRGDAASLTALTRVGDDSSVRSRLDGVLFGEGQSRFVLSCSPEARFQLAELVGRILDPLLSDAGQSLRLARAVGFQYLGVVGGDTLEWSDALSIPVEDLARAWNTPF, from the coding sequence ATGAGCGAGCTCGTGCGTCAGTTGGTCCCTTCTCCCACCTCCGACCTGACCGACGCCGAGTACACCAGCATTCTGGAACGTCTGGGCCGCACGCCCAACCACGTCGAGGTGGGCATCCTCTCGGCGATGTGGTCTGAGCACTGCGGCTACAAGAACTCCCGTCCGCTGCTGCGCCGCCTGCCCACGACCGGGCCGCGCGTGGTGCAGGGGCCGGGCGAGAATGCTGGTGCGGTGGACATCGGCGACGGCCTGCTGGCCGTCCTCAAGATGGAGTCGCACAACCACCCGAGCGCCGTCGAGCCGTTTCAGGGCGCGGCGACGGGCGTCGGCGGCATCCTGCGCGACATCTTCACGATGGGCGCGCGGCCGATTGCCCTGCTCGATTCGCTGCGCTTCGGCCCGCCCGACGAGGGGCGCAACCGCTACCTCTTCAACGGCGTGGTAGCGGGCATCGGGCACTACGGCAACTGCATCGGCGTGCCGACCATCGGCGGCGAGATCTACTTCGACCCGAGCTTCTCCGAGAACCCGCTGGTCAACGCCATGTGCGTGGGGATCGTGGAGCGGGAGCGGCTGACGCTGGCGAAGGCCGGCGACCCCGGCGACGTGGTCCTGATCGTCGGCGCGCCGACCGGCCGCGACGGCATCCACGGCGCGACCTTCGCCTCGGCCGAGCTGGCCGACGACCGCGAGGCCAGCCGCCCGAACGTCCAGGTCGGCAACCCGTTCCTCGAAAAGCTGCTGCTGGAGGCGTGCCTCGCGCTGCTCCCGAAGGGTGTGGTGCGGGCGATGCAGGATCTCGGGGCGGCCGGCCTGACCTCCTCCAGCGTCGAGGTGGCGGCCCGTGGCAAGCGCGGCATGCGGCTGGACGTCGGCAAGATCAGCCGTCGCGAGTCGGGCATCACGCCGTACGAGATGATGCTCTCCGAGAGCCAGGAGCGGATGCTGCTGGTGGTGCCGCCAGCGGCCGTCGCGGAGGTCGAGGCCCATTTCGCAACGTGGGAGCTGCACTCCGACCTGGCCGGCGAGATCACCGACGACGGCGACTTCGTGGTGCTGGAGCACGGCGTCGAAGTCGCCCGGCTGCCGATCCCGCTGCTGACGGACGACGTCCCGACCTACACCCGCCAGGGCTTGCCGCGCCCTGAGCCGGAGATGCCCCCGCCGCCCGCGATGCCCGCCGACCTGAACGCCGTGCTGCTCGGGCTGCTGGCCTCCCCGAACATCCGCAGCCGGCGGCCGGTCTTCCAGACCTACGATCACACCGTCCGCGCGGATACGGTGGTCGAGCCGGGCCTGGGCGCGGGCGTGGTGCGGATTCGCGGCACCAACAAGGCGCTGGCGTTCACCACCGACTGCAACCCGCGCTACGTCTACGCCAACCCGAAGCGCGGCGCGGCCATCGCCATTGCCGAGGCGGCCCGCAACCTGGTCTGCCGGGGCGCAGAGCCGATTGCCGTCACCGACTGCCTGAACTTCGGCAACCCCGAGAAGCCGGAGGTCTACTGGGAGCTGTCGGAGGCCATCGACGGGCTGGGCGAGGCCTGCCGCGCCCTGGATGTCCCGATCATCTCCGGCAACGTCAGCCTCTACAACGAGAGCAACGGCGTCGCCGTCAAGCCCTCCCCGATCGTCGGGATGGTCGGCCTGATCGAGGATCGCTCGAAGATCGTCCCGAGCGCCTTCCAGCAGGCCGGCGACTACGTGTACCTGCTCGGAACCACGGCCCCAGAGATCGGCTGTTCCGAGTATCTCGCGCAGCAGCTTGGCCGCGCCGACGACCTCGGCCCGGCCCCAGGCCTCGATCTGGAGATCGAGCGGCTGGTGCAGCAGATCGTCCTGGAAGCTGCCCGCGCCGGCTTCCTGCGCTCAGCCCAGGATTGCAGCGAGGGTGGCCTGGGCATCGCCCTGGCCGAATCGTGCATCGGCGGCGGCCTCGGCTTCCGGGGCGACGCCGCATCCCTGACCGCACTCACGCGGGTCGGCGACGATAGCTCCGTTCGGTCGCGCCTCGACGGCGTCCTGTTCGGCGAGGGGCAGTCGCGCTTCGTGCTCTCGTGCTCGCCCGAGGCCCGCTTCCAGCTTGCCGAGCTGGTGGGCCGCATCCTCGACCCCCTGCTCTCCGATGCTGGTCAGTCGCTCCGTCTCGCGCGGGCGGTTGGCTTCCAGTACCTTGGCGTCGTCGGCGGTGACACGCTCGAATGGTCAGACGCGCTCTCCATCCCCGTGGAGGACCTTGCCCGTGCCTGGAACACCCCCTTCTAA
- the purF gene encoding amidophosphoribosyltransferase has protein sequence MREACGVIGIYAPQEDVARLAYFGLYALQHRGQESAGIATADGDRLHVHTRMGLVAQVFDEPDLARLTGFAAIGHTRYSTTGSSRVENAQPLVVDSDLGQLAVAHNGNLTNTPTLGRMLDQLGIVPTSTTDSEMLAHLCANAEGATWIERIRATLPLLGGAFCLTLLTRAALYVVRDPLGIRPLCVGRLDGGGWVVASESCALDTISARFIREVEPGELLRIDADGIHTEKFVTAPEATAHSQRVGAPISLPMVGFPRRAACSFEHIYFARPDSVIDGKLVYAARERMGQILAREQPVEADIVIAVPDASVPAAIGYATEAGIPLKEGFVKNRYIGRTFIQPAQGQRKGSVALKLNPLPEVLRGKRVVVVDDSIVRGTTTPRVVSQLRRAGAKEVHMRISSPPMMWPCYLGVDTAAIEDLIAANMTVPQIREHIGADSLGYLSLPGLIEAIDLPEAMLCNACFHGRYPLPIETDAGKFVLERH, from the coding sequence ATGCGGGAGGCGTGCGGCGTCATCGGGATCTACGCGCCTCAGGAGGACGTTGCGCGGCTGGCCTACTTCGGCCTCTACGCGCTCCAACACCGGGGCCAGGAGAGCGCCGGCATCGCCACGGCGGACGGCGACCGACTCCACGTCCATACCCGCATGGGCCTCGTGGCCCAGGTGTTCGACGAGCCAGACCTCGCCCGTCTGACCGGCTTTGCCGCCATCGGCCACACTCGCTACTCCACCACCGGGTCGAGCCGCGTCGAGAACGCTCAGCCGCTCGTCGTGGACAGCGACCTCGGGCAACTGGCCGTCGCGCACAACGGCAACCTGACCAACACGCCCACCCTCGGGCGGATGCTCGACCAGCTCGGCATCGTCCCGACCTCCACCACCGACTCGGAGATGCTGGCCCACCTCTGCGCCAACGCCGAGGGTGCCACCTGGATCGAGCGCATCCGCGCCACCCTCCCGTTGCTCGGCGGCGCCTTCTGCCTGACGCTGCTGACCCGCGCCGCCCTCTACGTCGTGCGCGATCCACTCGGCATTCGGCCGCTCTGCGTCGGGCGCCTCGACGGCGGCGGCTGGGTCGTGGCATCTGAGAGCTGCGCGCTCGACACCATCAGCGCGCGCTTCATCCGCGAGGTCGAGCCGGGCGAACTGCTCCGGATCGACGCCGACGGCATCCACACCGAGAAGTTCGTCACCGCGCCCGAGGCCACGGCCCACAGTCAGCGCGTCGGCGCGCCGATCTCCCTGCCGATGGTCGGCTTCCCACGCCGGGCGGCCTGCTCCTTCGAGCACATCTACTTCGCGCGGCCTGACAGCGTCATCGACGGCAAGCTGGTCTACGCCGCCCGCGAGCGCATGGGCCAGATCCTCGCCCGCGAGCAGCCCGTCGAGGCCGACATCGTGATCGCAGTGCCGGATGCGTCGGTCCCGGCTGCCATCGGCTACGCCACCGAGGCTGGCATCCCGCTCAAGGAAGGGTTCGTCAAGAATCGCTACATCGGGCGGACCTTCATCCAGCCGGCCCAGGGCCAGCGCAAAGGCTCGGTGGCTCTCAAGCTCAATCCCCTGCCCGAGGTGCTGCGCGGCAAGCGTGTCGTGGTCGTGGACGACAGCATCGTACGCGGGACCACCACGCCGCGCGTCGTCTCGCAGCTGCGGCGGGCTGGCGCGAAGGAGGTTCACATGCGGATCTCCTCGCCGCCGATGATGTGGCCCTGCTACCTGGGGGTGGACACCGCCGCCATCGAGGATCTGATCGCCGCCAACATGACGGTGCCGCAGATCCGCGAGCACATCGGCGCGGACAGCCTCGGCTACCTCAGCCTGCCGGGCCTGATCGAGGCCATCGACCTGCCGGAAGCCATGCTCTGCAACGCCTGCTTCCACGGTCGCTACCCGCTGCCCATCGAGACCGATGCGGGCAAGTTTGTGCTGGAGCGCCACTGA
- a CDS encoding phosphoribosylformylglycinamidine cyclo-ligase yields MPSTTDPAGSGSYPPAASAYARAGVDIVAGERAVDLIKPSVRASWAGLAAAFGGPDSNGPRVLGDLGAFSGMVALGSRFEEPVLVSSTDGVGTKLKIAIELDRHNTIGRDLVAHCVDDILTCGAVPLFFLDYVGMGKLVPERLAAIVDGMAAECQANGCALVGGETAEMPDLYAPDEYDLAGFIVGVVERDGIIDGSKIEEGNLVWGLESTGLHTNGYTLARKVLADFPLTDPYPGLDGTIGDVLLATHRSYLPTMRPLLTAGIVRGMAHITGGGFEGNIPRMLPKGLGVELRWGGWRVPPIFDLIQRQGGIAFEEMTRVFNMGLGWVFVTSEADGADVQQIAPDALLVGRIVRADGEGGPRVRLLGAP; encoded by the coding sequence ATGCCCTCGACCACCGACCCTGCCGGCTCGGGCAGCTACCCGCCCGCCGCCTCGGCCTACGCCCGGGCCGGGGTGGACATCGTCGCCGGCGAGCGGGCGGTGGACCTGATCAAGCCGTCCGTCCGAGCCAGCTGGGCCGGGCTGGCGGCAGCGTTCGGCGGCCCGGACAGCAACGGCCCCCGCGTGCTGGGCGACCTCGGCGCGTTCAGCGGGATGGTGGCCCTCGGGAGCCGGTTCGAGGAGCCGGTCCTCGTCAGCAGCACGGACGGCGTCGGCACCAAGCTGAAGATCGCCATCGAGCTTGACCGTCACAACACCATCGGGCGGGATCTCGTGGCGCACTGCGTGGACGACATCCTGACCTGTGGCGCGGTGCCCCTGTTCTTCCTGGACTACGTCGGGATGGGCAAACTGGTCCCCGAGCGGCTGGCGGCCATTGTGGACGGCATGGCCGCCGAGTGTCAGGCCAACGGCTGCGCGCTCGTCGGCGGCGAGACGGCCGAGATGCCGGACCTCTACGCCCCCGACGAGTACGACCTGGCCGGCTTCATCGTCGGGGTCGTCGAGCGGGACGGCATCATCGACGGCTCGAAGATCGAGGAGGGCAACCTCGTCTGGGGGCTGGAGTCCACGGGCCTGCACACCAACGGCTACACCCTGGCCCGCAAAGTGCTGGCCGACTTCCCGCTGACGGACCCGTACCCCGGCCTCGACGGGACCATCGGCGATGTGCTCCTCGCCACGCATCGCTCGTACCTGCCCACCATGCGCCCCTTGCTGACGGCCGGCATCGTGCGGGGCATGGCCCACATCACTGGCGGCGGCTTCGAGGGGAACATCCCGCGCATGCTGCCGAAGGGGCTCGGCGTCGAACTGCGCTGGGGCGGCTGGCGCGTCCCGCCGATCTTCGACCTGATCCAGCGCCAGGGCGGCATCGCCTTCGAGGAGATGACCCGCGTCTTCAACATGGGGCTGGGCTGGGTCTTCGTGACCTCCGAGGCGGACGGCGCAGACGTGCAGCAGATCGCCCCAGACGCGCTGCTGGTCGGCCGGATCGTGCGCGCCGACGGCGAGGGCGGCCCGCGCGTGCGCCTGCTCGGCGCACCTTGA
- a CDS encoding phosphoribosylglycinamide formyltransferase — translation MPDLCRVAVLISGRGSNLLALIEAIERGDVPAEIVLVAANRPDAGGLEYARGRAIPTLVADRARFPKRAARQERIRAALLASDIDLVVCAGFDEILQPSIVGDFSGRMLNVHPSLLPAFGQTLHAQAEALAYGAKVSGCTVHLVTDDLDAGPIILQRAVPILEDDTVESLSARILAEEHQALPEAVRLFAEGRLTLDGRCVRILA, via the coding sequence ATGCCTGACCTCTGCCGCGTCGCCGTCCTGATCTCCGGCCGCGGCTCCAACCTCCTGGCCCTCATCGAGGCCATCGAGCGCGGCGACGTGCCCGCTGAGATCGTCCTGGTGGCCGCCAACCGCCCCGACGCCGGCGGCCTGGAGTACGCCCGCGGCCGCGCCATCCCCACGCTCGTGGCCGACCGCGCCCGCTTCCCGAAACGCGCAGCCCGCCAGGAGCGCATCCGGGCAGCGCTGCTGGCGTCGGACATCGACCTCGTGGTGTGCGCGGGCTTCGACGAGATCCTCCAGCCGTCCATCGTAGGCGACTTCTCCGGGCGCATGCTCAACGTGCATCCGTCGCTGCTGCCGGCCTTCGGGCAGACGCTCCACGCCCAGGCCGAGGCGCTGGCCTACGGCGCCAAGGTCAGCGGCTGCACTGTCCACCTCGTCACCGACGACCTCGACGCCGGCCCGATCATCCTGCAACGGGCCGTCCCGATCCTCGAAGACGACACCGTGGAGAGTTTGTCGGCGCGCATCCTCGCGGAGGAGCACCAGGCCCTGCCGGAGGCGGTCCGCCTGTTCGCCGAGGGCCGCCTGACGCTCGACGGCCGCTGCGTACGCATCCTGGCCTGA
- a CDS encoding dCTP deaminase → MILSDRTMREEIARGRIRVEPLAEDAIQPSSIDLRMDNKIRVFHNSHISHIDLRNDTADLTEVVELKPGQPFFLRPLEFALGVTMEHITIPEDLVGRLDGKSSLGRVGLLIHATAGLVDPGWEGRLTLELMNLAPFPITLFAGMKIGQISFIQMTSPVDNPYGGGGLASKYQGDTEPTPSRYHLELRNLPPETCAAGPDPVANGRLH, encoded by the coding sequence GTGATCCTGAGCGACCGCACGATGCGAGAGGAGATTGCTCGCGGACGCATCCGCGTCGAGCCGCTCGCCGAGGACGCGATCCAGCCGTCGAGCATCGACCTGCGGATGGACAACAAGATCCGCGTCTTTCACAACAGCCACATCTCGCACATCGACCTGCGGAACGACACCGCCGATCTCACCGAGGTCGTCGAGCTGAAGCCGGGCCAGCCGTTCTTCCTGCGCCCGCTGGAGTTCGCGCTCGGCGTCACGATGGAGCACATCACGATCCCCGAAGACCTCGTCGGCCGGCTCGACGGCAAGAGCTCGCTGGGGCGGGTCGGCCTGCTGATCCACGCGACGGCCGGCCTGGTCGATCCCGGCTGGGAAGGCCGGCTGACCCTGGAGCTGATGAACCTGGCGCCGTTCCCGATCACCCTGTTTGCCGGGATGAAGATCGGCCAGATCTCGTTCATCCAGATGACCAGCCCCGTGGACAACCCGTACGGCGGCGGCGGTCTCGCCAGCAAGTACCAGGGCGACACCGAGCCGACGCCGAGCCGCTACCACCTGGAGCTGCGGAATCTGCCGCCCGAGACCTGCGCGGCCGGCCCCGACCCCGTCGCCAACGGCCGCCTGCACTGA
- a CDS encoding SH3 domain-containing protein, with protein MLQQLGGFWRWLQAQPPALRVAMLATPVIVAALVVLGGLMVWSVARSAGAQPTPPTPAPAAAAQPNPTPTPRPGSQSVVVIATATSAPAAATLAPTQAVLVPGRDASPGAAVSPTPAASPTATSTPTPEPARSARIVNTEGQGANMRRAASVSAQRVKVVPEGTVVELVGGEQRGDGYTWRNVRDVDGSTGFVIVEYLQPIQSTPGQPALLPPPSIRVEEITSPAARGGEATLKIVTRPGTRCELRVFIFGPQTAPTDGLGFTTADADGFCSWTWKVPEDAIPGTWRYRISAGEGDGRATREVPIVIS; from the coding sequence GTGCTGCAGCAGCTCGGAGGATTCTGGCGCTGGCTCCAGGCGCAGCCACCAGCTCTACGGGTCGCGATGCTGGCGACGCCGGTGATCGTCGCGGCGCTGGTGGTGCTTGGCGGATTGATGGTCTGGTCCGTGGCTCGGTCTGCTGGCGCGCAGCCGACCCCGCCGACGCCAGCCCCCGCTGCTGCCGCGCAGCCGAACCCGACGCCGACGCCGCGGCCTGGCTCGCAGAGCGTGGTGGTCATCGCCACGGCAACCAGTGCGCCGGCCGCTGCCACCCTGGCCCCGACACAGGCCGTGCTGGTGCCCGGCCGCGACGCCAGCCCCGGCGCAGCCGTCTCCCCAACGCCGGCTGCCAGCCCCACAGCCACCAGCACCCCGACTCCGGAGCCGGCCCGCAGCGCTCGCATCGTGAACACCGAGGGGCAGGGCGCGAACATGCGCCGTGCCGCCAGTGTCTCGGCCCAGCGCGTGAAGGTGGTCCCCGAGGGGACCGTCGTGGAGCTGGTCGGCGGCGAGCAGCGTGGCGACGGCTACACCTGGCGCAACGTCCGCGACGTGGACGGCAGCACCGGCTTCGTGATCGTCGAGTATCTCCAGCCGATCCAGTCCACCCCGGGGCAGCCTGCTCTGCTGCCGCCGCCGTCGATCCGCGTCGAGGAGATCACCTCGCCAGCAGCGCGCGGCGGCGAGGCGACGCTCAAGATCGTCACGCGGCCGGGCACCAGGTGCGAGCTGCGCGTGTTCATCTTCGGGCCGCAGACCGCGCCGACGGATGGCCTGGGCTTCACAACCGCCGACGCCGACGGCTTCTGTTCCTGGACCTGGAAGGTGCCCGAGGATGCGATCCCGGGGACCTGGCGCTACCGGATCAGCGCCGGCGAGGGCGATGGCCGCGCGACCCGCGAAGTGCCGATCGTCATCTCATGA
- a CDS encoding cupredoxin domain-containing protein produces MLVLRLVHTSWRRWLTLLFAVAVIVGLPGDALAADAQISIVQPGDTMTLRYEPSSQSISVGSSVTWVNSGSTPVTITSPDGLFDSETVAPGGSFSHVFDTPGTFRYFCVPYPHMKGVIVVTP; encoded by the coding sequence ATGCTCGTGTTGCGGCTGGTTCACACGTCCTGGCGCAGGTGGTTGACGCTCCTGTTCGCCGTGGCGGTGATCGTCGGACTTCCAGGCGACGCGCTCGCCGCCGACGCCCAGATCTCGATCGTCCAGCCGGGCGACACGATGACGTTGCGCTACGAGCCGTCGTCCCAGTCGATCTCGGTTGGCTCCTCGGTGACCTGGGTCAACAGTGGATCGACGCCCGTGACGATCACCTCGCCTGATGGCCTCTTCGACTCTGAGACGGTCGCGCCCGGCGGCTCGTTCAGCCATGTGTTCGATACGCCCGGCACCTTCCGCTACTTTTGCGTGCCGTACCCGCACATGAAGGGCGTGATCGTCGTCACGCCGTAG
- a CDS encoding DUF1501 domain-containing protein produces the protein MAILSNTISRRSLLAKGATLVAAGMAVPSFIAETARIFESGIQLTPTVHAAGRRILVIIQLAGGNDGLNTVIPINNAAYTAARPGIAIPNAQILSLNGSVGLHPSLTRLKSRYDLGQVGVVQGVSYPNPNRSHFRGTDIWESAVPTRLEAKGWVGRYLETCGCQRADHLEAMTVGSSQTAGAFWTEMALVPAVASISNFRYTSVNNGNTTQRSSEIATLRTALAQSEGTQQGELLRQSILTALTDADILAAAAASYTPRGTYPANGFGNSMKLISQLVAADVGTSIFYVSLGGFDTHSGQLAAHASLMATLDQAVDGFLYDMEQIGKLDDVTLMTFSEFGRRVAQNGSSGTDHGVAAPMFVIGGGVQGGLHGTYPSLTDLTSGDLKMSVDFRSVYAAVLEKWLNVPSATLLEGTFPTLSLFEEPVNCSPRPQVRVATSVSGGRMNVTVTAGGGKVRSIRFGPTQNALIDVDGLTSQTGTFTRTFASPATAQAFYVRRQAPGPVTVPIVVTDDCGAWNTFVGGGAGTTGF, from the coding sequence GTGGCCATCCTCTCCAACACGATCTCGCGGCGCAGCCTGCTGGCGAAGGGCGCGACGCTGGTCGCCGCCGGCATGGCGGTGCCGTCGTTCATCGCCGAGACCGCCCGCATCTTCGAGAGCGGCATCCAGTTGACGCCAACGGTCCACGCGGCCGGCCGCCGCATCCTGGTCATCATCCAACTGGCGGGTGGCAACGACGGCCTGAACACCGTCATCCCGATCAACAACGCGGCCTATACCGCCGCCCGCCCGGGCATCGCCATTCCGAACGCGCAGATCCTCTCGCTGAACGGGTCGGTGGGGCTACACCCCAGCCTGACCCGCCTCAAGTCCCGCTACGACCTCGGGCAGGTGGGCGTGGTGCAGGGCGTCAGCTACCCGAACCCGAACCGTTCGCACTTCCGGGGCACGGACATCTGGGAGTCGGCGGTTCCGACGCGCCTGGAGGCGAAGGGGTGGGTGGGCCGCTACCTGGAGACCTGCGGCTGCCAGCGGGCCGACCACCTGGAAGCGATGACGGTCGGGAGCAGCCAGACGGCCGGCGCCTTCTGGACCGAGATGGCGCTGGTGCCGGCCGTGGCGAGCATCAGCAACTTTCGCTACACCAGCGTGAACAACGGCAACACGACGCAGCGCAGCTCGGAGATCGCGACGCTGCGGACGGCGCTGGCCCAGTCCGAGGGGACCCAGCAGGGCGAGCTGTTGCGCCAGTCGATCCTGACGGCGCTCACCGACGCCGACATCCTGGCGGCGGCGGCAGCCAGCTACACTCCACGGGGCACCTACCCGGCCAACGGCTTCGGGAACAGCATGAAGCTGATCTCGCAGCTGGTGGCGGCGGACGTGGGCACCTCGATCTTCTACGTCTCGCTGGGCGGCTTCGACACCCATTCCGGCCAGCTCGCGGCGCATGCCAGCCTGATGGCGACGCTCGACCAGGCGGTGGATGGCTTCCTCTACGACATGGAGCAGATCGGCAAGCTGGACGACGTCACCCTGATGACGTTCAGCGAGTTCGGGCGGCGGGTGGCCCAGAATGGCAGCTCCGGGACGGATCACGGCGTCGCCGCGCCGATGTTCGTGATCGGCGGCGGGGTGCAGGGCGGCCTGCACGGGACCTACCCGAGCCTGACCGACCTGACCAGCGGCGACCTGAAGATGTCCGTGGACTTCCGCTCGGTGTACGCGGCGGTGCTGGAGAAGTGGCTCAACGTGCCCTCGGCCACGCTGCTGGAGGGCACGTTCCCGACGCTGAGCCTGTTTGAGGAGCCGGTCAACTGCTCGCCGCGACCGCAGGTGCGCGTCGCCACGAGCGTCTCGGGTGGTCGGATGAACGTGACGGTCACGGCGGGCGGCGGCAAGGTCCGCTCGATCCGCTTCGGACCGACCCAGAACGCGCTCATCGACGTGGACGGGCTGACCTCGCAGACGGGGACGTTCACGCGGACGTTCGCCTCGCCGGCGACGGCCCAGGCGTTCTACGTGCGGCGGCAAGCGCCCGGCCCGGTGACGGTGCCCATCGTGGTGACCGACGACTGTGGCGCGTGGAACACGTTCGTGGGCGGCGGGGCCGGCACAACAGGCTTCTGA